One segment of Rhodothermus bifroesti DNA contains the following:
- the holA gene encoding DNA polymerase III subunit delta, protein MAASGAGKTFEELEVAFRHGNFAPLYFLFGEETFLIDTLQQLVITHALEPAWRDFNLNIVYGDEVEASAVLALCRSLPVMAPRRVVIVRNFDSLRDNRQFAAYAEHPNPQAVVLLVSPGRPNLNTQPYRALQTHAVWAELRPLKPAQMPAWITRYAQQEGYQLTPEALQQLVAYVGTDLQAAVQELQKLFTFAGRRTMLTADDVVSVSGQTRAFNVFELQRAVGEKRYAEAVTIMEHLLRHASNPRSEALRIVSVLTTYFMKLWRLTLCQAQRLPEKAIAARIGVPPYFLQEYVQAARRYELPAIRFVLAALLAADAELKGESERDPHLVAHLLLRQITAAGQGVQRQNHLVRTFL, encoded by the coding sequence ATGGCTGCGTCGGGTGCAGGGAAAACCTTTGAGGAGCTGGAAGTAGCCTTCCGGCATGGTAACTTTGCGCCCCTGTACTTTTTGTTCGGGGAAGAGACATTTTTAATCGATACGCTGCAGCAGCTAGTAATCACCCATGCCCTGGAACCTGCCTGGCGAGACTTCAACCTAAATATCGTCTACGGCGACGAAGTCGAGGCAAGTGCAGTATTGGCGCTGTGCCGTAGCTTACCGGTTATGGCGCCGCGACGTGTGGTAATTGTACGCAATTTTGACAGTTTGCGGGATAACCGCCAGTTTGCCGCCTATGCGGAACACCCCAATCCGCAAGCGGTGGTGCTGCTCGTAAGTCCAGGGCGGCCCAACCTAAATACGCAGCCCTACCGTGCCTTGCAAACGCATGCCGTCTGGGCCGAGCTGCGTCCGCTCAAGCCTGCCCAGATGCCTGCCTGGATTACCCGCTATGCACAGCAGGAAGGCTACCAGTTGACGCCAGAAGCCCTGCAACAGTTGGTAGCGTATGTGGGCACCGACCTGCAAGCGGCCGTTCAAGAGCTGCAAAAGCTTTTTACGTTTGCCGGGCGCCGGACGATGTTAACAGCTGATGACGTCGTTAGCGTTAGTGGACAGACCCGTGCTTTTAATGTCTTTGAACTGCAACGCGCGGTAGGGGAGAAACGCTATGCTGAAGCAGTTACAATTATGGAACACTTATTGCGGCATGCTTCAAATCCCCGGAGTGAGGCACTCCGCATCGTTTCAGTACTGACAACATATTTCATGAAGCTCTGGAGGCTGACACTTTGCCAGGCACAGCGGCTTCCAGAAAAGGCGATTGCCGCTCGGATTGGTGTACCCCCGTATTTTTTGCAGGAATATGTGCAGGCTGCTCGCCGCTATGAGCTGCCAGCGATCCGCTTTGTGCTTGCGGCGTTGCTGGCCGCTGACGCCGAGCTAAAAGGCGAAAGCGAGCGGGACCCGCACCTGGTGGCGCACTTACTCCTGCGCCAAATCACCGCAGCGGGTCAGGGGGTGCAACGACAGAACCATTTGGTCCGTACCTTTTTGTAA
- a CDS encoding DinB family protein — protein MRKAQSLATLREALLSQLAYLIDEAEAMRKLASEIPEPLQTARPLPEEPSLRETYGMLIAADEQVFGPALDALLEGTARILPLPDDVQLQTFEDWNAIPLALLLDRLQQARRALLMRLKQAAPEAWEHAAYCGSERWDVYRYVYAIVQHDFALLQALGYRLYNATLPGRPRPPR, from the coding sequence ATGCGCAAAGCCCAAAGTCTAGCGACGCTACGCGAAGCTTTGCTCAGCCAGCTGGCTTACCTCATCGATGAGGCAGAAGCCATGCGAAAGCTGGCCAGCGAAATCCCAGAGCCGCTGCAGACGGCCCGCCCGTTGCCTGAGGAGCCTTCGCTGCGAGAAACCTATGGCATGCTGATCGCTGCCGACGAGCAGGTCTTTGGTCCAGCACTCGATGCGTTACTCGAAGGGACTGCCCGCATCCTTCCACTGCCCGACGATGTCCAGCTCCAGACGTTTGAAGACTGGAACGCCATTCCCCTGGCCCTTTTACTGGATCGCTTGCAGCAGGCCCGCCGCGCTTTGCTGATGCGCCTTAAACAAGCCGCGCCAGAGGCCTGGGAGCATGCTGCCTACTGCGGCTCGGAGCGCTGGGATGTTTATCGGTATGTATACGCTATTGTGCAGCATGATTTCGCGTTGCTGCAGGCTTTAGGCTATCGACTTTATAATGCCACGTTGCCAGGGCGCCCGCGTCCACCCCGATAA
- a CDS encoding NuoI/complex I 23 kDa subunit family protein produces MPGKPANLASPNERKLSFWERLYLPTVLGGLSFTWRKMRAPLYTLQYPEEQWYPPDSYRGRPVLVEENGRPRCVACGLCARACPPLAISMQAKEVEDPKEREPAWFEINMLRCIYCGYCEEVCPEEAIVMSKEYDLTFQSREEAIFGLEKLLVPAERLKDRLEWLRHYKNPPYGQSWEFRKENNLHSLKDRPFLKWLLEQKGMEALRSTHLRPEAPVAAQMSWGGVRAEG; encoded by the coding sequence ATGCCTGGAAAACCCGCTAACCTGGCTTCTCCGAACGAGCGAAAGCTGAGCTTTTGGGAGCGGCTGTATCTGCCTACTGTATTGGGAGGCCTAAGCTTTACATGGCGCAAGATGCGTGCGCCCCTCTACACACTGCAGTATCCTGAAGAGCAGTGGTACCCGCCGGACAGCTACCGTGGGCGGCCTGTGTTGGTAGAGGAAAACGGTCGGCCACGCTGCGTGGCCTGTGGGCTTTGCGCGCGGGCTTGCCCGCCGTTGGCCATCTCGATGCAGGCGAAAGAAGTCGAGGATCCGAAGGAACGGGAGCCAGCCTGGTTTGAGATCAACATGCTGCGCTGCATCTATTGTGGCTACTGCGAGGAGGTCTGTCCAGAAGAGGCCATCGTGATGTCTAAGGAGTATGACCTGACGTTCCAGAGTCGGGAAGAAGCCATTTTTGGGTTAGAAAAGCTTTTGGTGCCCGCTGAGCGGCTTAAAGATCGTCTGGAGTGGCTCAGGCACTACAAAAATCCCCCGTACGGGCAGTCTTGGGAATTTCGAAAGGAAAACAACCTGCATAGCCTGAAGGATCGACCTTTCTTGAAGTGGTTGCTAGAGCAAAAGGGCATGGAGGCCTTACGCAGCACGCACCTGCGACCTGAAGCGCCGGTAGCGGCCCAGATGTCCTGGGGCGGTGTGCGGGCTGAAGGCTAG